A window of the Mucilaginibacter sp. cycad4 genome harbors these coding sequences:
- a CDS encoding AhpC/TSA family protein, which produces MKKTLVVGWLVILLIAVGALFWYNELQYQLPTPVPKNYKAVKQGTVVSINPKHYQDHSKPLFLHFFNPDCPCSRFNIKQFKAIAQQYRRQVNFAIVIMSSKHFTESEIRDKFGMKLPVIFDPSVAEACGVYSTPQVALIDTGSRLYYRGNYNVSRYCTDEKTSFAKVAINGLLNDNTCLTFNKLALTSYGCRLPDCHN; this is translated from the coding sequence ATGAAAAAAACGTTAGTTGTTGGTTGGCTTGTGATACTTTTAATCGCTGTTGGCGCTTTATTTTGGTATAATGAGCTGCAATACCAGTTGCCAACTCCTGTACCCAAAAACTATAAAGCAGTAAAGCAGGGCACGGTTGTATCCATCAATCCAAAGCACTACCAGGATCACAGCAAACCGCTGTTCCTGCACTTTTTCAACCCGGATTGCCCCTGTTCAAGGTTTAATATCAAACAGTTTAAAGCTATTGCCCAGCAATACCGCAGGCAGGTGAATTTTGCCATCGTGATCATGAGCAGCAAACATTTCACCGAAAGCGAGATCCGGGATAAGTTTGGGATGAAACTCCCTGTGATATTTGACCCATCGGTTGCTGAGGCTTGCGGGGTTTACTCAACACCCCAGGTTGCCCTTATTGATACAGGCAGCAGGTTGTACTATCGCGGCAATTATAACGTAAGCCGTTATTGTACCGATGAAAAAACAAGCTTTGCCAAAGTGGCTATTAATGGTTTACTAAACGACAATACATGCCTGACATTTAATAAGCTTGCATTAACCTCATACGGCTGTCGACTGCCCGACTGTCATAATTAA
- the greA gene encoding transcription elongation factor GreA: MAEVSYYTKDGLEKLKEELQRLKTTGRADISKAIAEARDKGDLSENAEYDAAKEAQGLHEAKIAQMQETLANARLLDESKLDVSKVLALSIVKIKNLKNGATMSYQLVSESEADLKTGKISVASPIAKGLLGKKVGEKTEITVPAGKIEFEILEISR, encoded by the coding sequence ATGGCAGAGGTATCATACTATACCAAAGATGGTTTAGAGAAATTAAAAGAAGAACTACAGAGATTAAAAACAACCGGCCGTGCCGATATATCAAAAGCTATTGCTGAGGCACGTGACAAAGGCGATCTGTCGGAAAATGCCGAATACGATGCGGCTAAAGAGGCACAGGGCTTGCATGAGGCCAAAATAGCCCAGATGCAGGAAACGCTGGCTAATGCGCGCCTGCTTGATGAATCAAAACTTGACGTTTCAAAGGTGCTTGCATTGTCAATAGTAAAGATCAAAAACCTGAAAAACGGTGCTACCATGAGCTACCAGCTGGTATCAGAGAGCGAAGCCGATCTTAAAACAGGTAAAATCTCGGTAGCATCGCCAATAGCTAAGGGCCTGCTTGGCAAAAAGGTTGGCGAAAAAACAGAGATCACTGTACCTGCTGGTAAAATTGAATTCGAGATCCTGGAAATAAGCCGATAG
- a CDS encoding mechanosensitive ion channel domain-containing protein produces MENVTVYTNMFLTWISTFGLNLLSALLAFVIGLYLINWLGRLFNTSMKKGKIDVSLQSFFSSLLMAGLRVLLLITVAGMLGIQTTSFVAIIGALGLAVGLALQGSLANFAGGVLILVFKPFKVGDIIESQGQSGAVIEIQIFNTILLTPDNKTVILANGAVSNNTVVNYSRHGNIRVDISLEIEPQNDMDIIRQIATNACLKHPLVLQDPAPVVNVSKINAGKIAIGICPYAKAHDYWTVFFGAQELIKKAFDEHQIAISQPHFYITQRNSPTTAIA; encoded by the coding sequence ATGGAAAATGTAACTGTTTACACTAACATGTTTCTTACCTGGATCAGCACCTTCGGGCTTAATTTATTAAGTGCCCTGCTTGCATTTGTTATCGGCCTTTATCTTATTAACTGGCTGGGCCGCCTGTTTAATACATCGATGAAAAAAGGCAAAATTGATGTATCGCTGCAATCGTTTTTCAGCAGCCTGCTGATGGCTGGCCTGCGTGTGTTATTATTGATAACTGTTGCAGGTATGCTGGGCATACAAACTACCTCATTTGTTGCTATTATTGGCGCACTTGGTTTGGCCGTAGGGCTGGCATTGCAGGGGTCGCTGGCCAACTTTGCAGGCGGTGTGTTGATATTGGTATTTAAGCCCTTTAAAGTAGGCGACATCATCGAATCGCAGGGACAGAGCGGCGCGGTTATAGAAATACAGATCTTTAACACCATTTTACTTACACCCGATAATAAAACGGTGATCCTGGCAAATGGCGCAGTATCAAATAACACTGTTGTGAATTACAGCAGGCATGGCAATATCCGCGTTGATATCTCATTGGAGATTGAGCCTCAAAACGATATGGATATTATACGCCAGATAGCCACTAATGCCTGCCTTAAGCATCCGCTTGTTTTGCAGGACCCGGCCCCGGTTGTTAATGTTTCAAAAATAAATGCAGGTAAAATCGCCATTGGTATTTGTCCTTATGCAAAAGCACATGATTACTGGACTGTGTTTTTTGGAGCACAGGAGCTTATTAAAAAAGCGTTTGACGAGCATCAGATTGCGATATCCCAGCCTCACTTTTATATTACACAGCGCAATAGCCCAACTACCGCTATTGCCTAA
- a CDS encoding HD domain-containing protein, producing MEHNKLIEATVNFVRNTLRDAEGGHDWWHIHRVWTNAKLINKTEQTDQLIVELAALLHDIADSKFHNGDEEIGPRTAGNYLQSMNVDAGVIEHVQQIIRHMSFKASFDKLSFHSPELAVVQDADRLDAIGAIGIARAFTYGGFKGRELYNPEIPPNLNMTREEYKNTTAPTINHFYEKLLLLKDKMNTPAGKALAEQRHTFMEDYLKQFFDECGSS from the coding sequence ATGGAACATAATAAACTCATTGAAGCCACTGTAAATTTTGTGCGCAATACGCTTAGGGATGCCGAAGGCGGCCATGACTGGTGGCACATTCACCGCGTTTGGACAAACGCAAAACTCATCAATAAAACAGAACAAACCGATCAGCTTATAGTTGAGCTTGCTGCCCTGCTGCATGACATTGCCGATAGTAAGTTTCATAACGGCGATGAAGAGATTGGCCCGCGTACTGCCGGCAATTACCTGCAAAGTATGAATGTTGATGCCGGTGTTATTGAGCATGTGCAGCAAATCATCAGGCATATGTCGTTTAAGGCCAGCTTTGATAAACTGTCCTTTCATTCGCCCGAGCTGGCAGTAGTACAGGATGCCGACAGGCTGGACGCTATTGGGGCCATCGGTATTGCCCGCGCCTTTACCTATGGAGGTTTTAAAGGCCGCGAATTATACAATCCCGAAATACCGCCAAACCTTAACATGACCAGGGAGGAATATAAAAACACCACCGCTCCAACCATTAATCACTTTTACGAAAAGCTATTATTACTTAAGGATAAAATGAATACGCCTGCCGGTAAAGCGCTTGCCGAACAAAGGCACACTTTTATGGAAGATTATTTAAAACAGTTTTTTGACGAATGTGGTTCAAGTTAA
- a CDS encoding response regulator, with product MTADIAQNINFQTEIKDRSDRLMDYFLPLHFVVGLALACFYDTWLIAFGVGGLCLLAYYTAKIALPNSSLYQYVLASVLGIFMAQYIYQMHGLFEMHFFAFISSALLITYQNWRLQLPLLLVVIVHHAVFSYLQDIGYGSIFFTQLNYFDLQTFIIHVLLTGVIMFICGLWAYQLRKYNELRIVQTLQMADLQREAQLSLERKHNEEVLAAANQELNYSNQELQKARLAADQANQEKSIFLATMSHEIRTPMNGVIGMSALLNETELNDEQRMFNETIISCGETLIHVINNILDFSKIEAGSLDLEQDDFNLRQCIEDVMDMFAVKGGQMGLDLVYEIAEDISPGIIGDPLRLKQVLINLVSNAIKFTEKGEVGIKVRCVDKQPDGLLKLRFDVWDTGIGIPQDKLHRLFRAFSQVDSSTTRKYGGTGLGLAICQKLVALMGGSIGVESEPGAGTKFFFTINAYPGEISHQQPASFDLEELRGKKILIVDDNHTNLSILNRQFENWNLRSVPAESAAEALVILQKNKDIDLVITDMNMPVMDGVMLARIIREGYSHLPIILLSSVGEEFIKDQRTLFTSVMSKPIKQQVLGKQVFMALRNKPVQTDDKQIKSKLSVDFSDKYPFNILIAEDNEVNQHVIKHILNKMGYKPGMAKNGLEAIEALYQNEYELILMDMQMPVMDGLEATRVIRKENIKQPVIIALTANAMAGDEQDCLQAGMNDYLSKPVKLDELMNKLSKWYTVANNKTIARQG from the coding sequence GTGACCGCAGACATAGCTCAAAACATTAATTTTCAAACCGAGATCAAAGACCGCTCAGACAGGTTGATGGATTATTTCCTGCCTTTACATTTTGTAGTTGGTTTAGCACTGGCCTGTTTTTATGATACCTGGCTTATAGCCTTTGGCGTTGGCGGCCTTTGCCTGCTGGCATACTATACCGCTAAAATAGCCTTGCCTAATTCTTCTTTATACCAATACGTGCTGGCATCTGTACTGGGCATTTTTATGGCTCAGTATATTTACCAGATGCACGGCTTGTTTGAGATGCACTTTTTTGCTTTTATTTCGAGTGCGCTGCTTATCACCTACCAAAACTGGAGGCTACAATTGCCATTGCTTTTAGTTGTTATTGTACACCATGCTGTTTTCAGCTATCTGCAGGATATTGGTTATGGCAGCATATTTTTCACCCAGCTCAATTACTTTGATCTTCAAACATTTATTATACATGTATTGCTTACCGGGGTTATCATGTTCATATGCGGGCTTTGGGCCTACCAGTTGCGCAAGTATAATGAACTTAGGATAGTGCAAACCCTGCAAATGGCCGATCTGCAGCGGGAAGCCCAGCTATCGCTTGAACGTAAACATAATGAAGAGGTTTTGGCAGCCGCAAACCAGGAACTGAACTACTCGAACCAGGAACTTCAAAAGGCACGCCTGGCGGCCGATCAGGCTAACCAGGAAAAAAGTATTTTCCTGGCTACCATGAGCCACGAAATCCGTACGCCTATGAACGGGGTTATCGGGATGTCGGCTTTGTTGAACGAAACTGAGCTCAATGATGAGCAGCGTATGTTTAACGAAACCATTATCAGCTGCGGCGAAACGCTCATCCATGTGATCAATAACATTCTTGATTTTTCAAAGATAGAAGCAGGCAGTCTTGACCTTGAACAGGATGATTTTAACCTGAGACAGTGTATTGAAGATGTGATGGATATGTTTGCAGTTAAAGGCGGACAAATGGGGCTCGACCTGGTTTATGAAATTGCGGAAGATATATCACCAGGCATCATCGGCGACCCGCTGCGACTTAAGCAAGTACTTATCAACCTGGTAAGCAACGCTATAAAATTTACGGAGAAAGGCGAAGTAGGCATTAAGGTTAGATGTGTTGATAAACAGCCCGATGGTTTGCTGAAATTACGGTTTGACGTTTGGGATACAGGTATAGGCATCCCGCAGGATAAGCTGCACCGCCTGTTCAGGGCATTTTCACAGGTCGATTCCTCCACTACACGTAAATATGGGGGTACCGGTTTAGGTTTGGCCATTTGCCAAAAGCTTGTTGCACTAATGGGCGGCAGCATAGGTGTCGAAAGTGAACCCGGTGCCGGTACAAAGTTTTTCTTTACTATAAACGCCTATCCCGGCGAGATTTCCCACCAGCAGCCTGCAAGTTTTGATCTTGAGGAGCTGCGCGGCAAAAAAATACTTATAGTTGATGATAACCACACCAACCTGTCAATCCTAAATCGCCAGTTTGAAAACTGGAACCTTAGATCGGTACCAGCCGAGTCTGCGGCCGAGGCTTTGGTGATCCTGCAAAAAAATAAAGACATTGACCTGGTTATTACCGACATGAACATGCCTGTAATGGATGGGGTTATGCTGGCCCGCATCATCAGGGAAGGGTACAGCCACCTTCCTATTATATTGCTAAGTTCGGTTGGCGAAGAATTTATAAAAGATCAGCGAACGCTGTTTACCTCTGTTATGAGCAAGCCGATAAAACAACAAGTGCTGGGCAAACAGGTTTTTATGGCACTCAGGAATAAACCGGTCCAAACCGATGATAAACAAATAAAGAGCAAACTTTCGGTTGATTTTAGTGATAAATATCCCTTCAATATCCTTATTGCCGAAGATAACGAGGTTAATCAGCACGTTATTAAGCACATTTTAAATAAAATGGGTTATAAGCCGGGTATGGCCAAAAACGGGCTCGAAGCGATAGAGGCCCTGTACCAAAACGAGTATGAGCTTATTTTAATGGATATGCAGATGCCCGTTATGGATGGGCTTGAAGCTACCCGCGTAATCCGTAAAGAAAACATTAAGCAACCTGTTATTATTGCGCTAACAGCCAATGCCATGGCCGGCGATGAACAGGATTGCCTGCAGGCCGGTATGAATGATTACCTGAGCAAGCCTGTAAAACTTGATGAGCTGATGAATAAGCTTTCGAAATGGTATACTGTGGCTAATAACAAAACTATAGCTCGTCAGGGTTAA
- a CDS encoding DUF1569 domain-containing protein, which yields MALPNIFTVQVADDVISRLNKLTPQTSPGWGKMNVAQMLAHCCVTYEMVYEDKHPRPGAFMKLILKMMVKNKVVSETPYKHNNPTAPAFLITDERDFNTEKARLIAYIQKTQQLGEKAFDGRGSHSFGPLTITEWNNMFYKHIDHHLTQFGC from the coding sequence ATGGCCTTACCCAATATTTTTACTGTACAGGTAGCTGATGATGTGATCAGCCGGCTTAACAAACTTACGCCTCAAACCTCACCCGGATGGGGTAAAATGAACGTTGCACAAATGTTGGCGCACTGCTGTGTAACGTACGAAATGGTGTATGAAGATAAGCACCCCAGGCCCGGTGCCTTCATGAAACTGATCCTGAAAATGATGGTTAAAAATAAAGTGGTGAGTGAAACTCCATATAAACACAACAACCCCACCGCGCCTGCATTTCTTATTACCGATGAAAGGGATTTCAATACCGAAAAAGCCCGGTTGATAGCCTACATCCAAAAAACACAGCAACTGGGCGAAAAAGCTTTTGATGGCCGCGGGTCGCATTCATTTGGTCCCTTAACCATTACCGAATGGAACAACATGTTCTATAAGCATATTGACCACCACCTTACGCAGTTTGGCTGTTAA
- a CDS encoding HIT family protein, translating to MTIFSKIVAGEIPAYKVAENDEFLAFLDIFPLTEGHLLVIPKKEVDYLFDLDDETYTGLQLFAKKVALGLKKAVPCPRVGVAVMGLDVPHAHIHLIPMNDMSSINFSLPKQKFTPEQFNATAEKIRQAIG from the coding sequence ATGACCATCTTTTCAAAAATAGTTGCAGGCGAGATCCCCGCTTATAAGGTGGCCGAGAACGATGAATTTTTGGCTTTTTTAGATATTTTTCCGCTTACGGAAGGTCACCTGCTGGTGATCCCTAAAAAGGAGGTTGATTATCTTTTTGATTTGGATGACGAAACTTATACGGGGCTGCAGCTATTTGCCAAAAAAGTAGCCCTCGGTTTAAAAAAGGCTGTTCCCTGCCCCCGGGTTGGTGTAGCTGTTATGGGGCTTGACGTACCTCATGCGCATATCCATCTTATACCGATGAATGATATGAGCAGCATTAACTTTTCGCTCCCTAAACAAAAATTCACACCCGAACAATTTAACGCTACAGCCGAAAAAATCAGGCAGGCAATAGGTTAA
- a CDS encoding carbohydrate porin: MKKLILTIIPVLITAAALGQDTVKRQRFNFHFQQTVITQYKPSFHADYNGDNSLLTKEETQSSITTTLFGGARLWKGAEAYFNPELSGGSGLSKTLGAAGFPNGETFRVGGAEPKIYIARLYFTQNFEWGKDKDTISDDANQLAGLKSKRYFSVTVGKFGMADFYDGNEFSHDPRTQFMNWSLMDNGAWDYPANTRGYVMGVHTELGQPNWTLRFAFTMSTTTANGAIWDQKIGKANTQTLEYEKRYTLNGQKGTFRILGFRNNGKMGDYRLALAQSPVAPNVDTTQAYGRHKYGFGISADQYLTKDFGVFAKLSYNNGKTQTWYFTEIDRSLSFGGVLKGSSWSRDDDELGLAFVANGISNAHRDYLAAGGYGFIIGDGRLNYGTEFIAELDYKINAYQKKFWLTPGYQFLLNPAYNKDRGPVNVLSLRAHVEF, from the coding sequence ATGAAAAAACTTATACTTACTATAATACCCGTGTTAATTACTGCCGCTGCTTTGGGGCAGGATACTGTTAAGCGCCAGCGGTTCAATTTCCATTTCCAGCAAACGGTAATTACCCAGTACAAACCATCGTTTCATGCCGATTATAACGGCGATAACAGTTTACTTACCAAAGAAGAAACACAAAGCTCAATTACCACCACGCTTTTTGGCGGCGCAAGGCTCTGGAAAGGCGCCGAAGCCTATTTTAACCCCGAACTTTCTGGCGGTTCGGGCTTGAGCAAAACACTGGGTGCGGCCGGTTTCCCTAATGGCGAAACTTTTCGTGTAGGCGGCGCGGAGCCAAAAATCTATATAGCCCGCCTGTATTTTACCCAAAACTTTGAATGGGGCAAGGATAAAGACACCATCAGCGATGACGCCAACCAGTTGGCCGGTTTAAAAAGCAAGCGTTACTTTTCGGTTACTGTAGGTAAATTTGGTATGGCCGATTTTTATGACGGCAATGAATTTAGCCACGATCCGCGTACGCAGTTCATGAACTGGAGCTTAATGGATAACGGCGCATGGGATTATCCCGCCAATACCCGCGGGTATGTGATGGGTGTCCATACCGAATTGGGGCAGCCAAACTGGACACTGCGCTTTGCCTTTACCATGTCAACCACCACTGCCAACGGCGCCATCTGGGATCAAAAAATTGGTAAGGCCAATACCCAGACGTTGGAATACGAAAAACGCTATACACTTAATGGACAAAAAGGCACGTTCAGGATCTTAGGCTTCCGTAACAACGGCAAAATGGGCGATTATCGACTGGCGCTTGCACAAAGCCCTGTTGCGCCCAATGTTGACACTACGCAAGCTTATGGCAGGCATAAATATGGTTTCGGCATCAGTGCCGACCAGTACCTGACCAAAGATTTTGGGGTATTTGCCAAATTGAGTTATAATAATGGTAAAACCCAAACATGGTATTTTACCGAGATTGACCGCTCATTGAGTTTTGGCGGTGTACTTAAAGGCAGTTCATGGAGCCGCGATGACGACGAACTGGGCCTGGCTTTTGTAGCCAATGGTATCTCAAACGCTCACCGCGATTACCTTGCAGCCGGAGGTTACGGTTTTATCATCGGCGATGGCAGGCTTAACTACGGCACCGAGTTTATTGCCGAGCTCGATTATAAAATAAACGCATATCAAAAGAAATTCTGGCTTACACCCGGTTACCAGTTTTTGCTGAACCCCGCCTATAATAAGGATAGGGGGCCGGTAAATGTACTTTCATTAAGGGCACACGTAGAGTTTTAA
- a CDS encoding acyltransferase produces MEKLNPGILKTKQHFEILDGLRGVAAIAVVTFHFMEIAYPDYSKDFIGHGFLAVDFFFCLSGFVIGYAYDDRIGKIGIKEFFKSRLIRLHPLVVFGSVLGLLGFIFDPFNTQPIARSAGSIFLLFFSSILMIPNATMTERYFNLFGFNAPAWSLFWEYVANIVYALVLYRFARRYLIILVILSAIAICCVAGSSGNLMGGWSGDTFWDGGVRIAYSFTAGLLVYRYNLIIKNKIGFIGLSVLLMLAFLMPFSSWNWLAEPIVVIIYFPLLVALGAGAVLNNGLHKICVFSGNISYPLYMTHYFVMWMFGSYYAANKPDAAHLAYIIIPGLIVLVTFAYLVMVVYDIPLRRYLTERRKKQAAK; encoded by the coding sequence ATGGAAAAACTAAATCCCGGCATCCTTAAAACCAAACAACATTTTGAAATTCTTGACGGCCTGCGGGGCGTAGCAGCTATAGCAGTTGTTACTTTCCATTTTATGGAGATTGCTTATCCCGACTATAGTAAGGATTTTATAGGTCACGGTTTTTTGGCGGTTGATTTTTTCTTTTGCCTGTCGGGCTTTGTAATCGGCTATGCTTATGACGACAGGATCGGCAAAATAGGTATAAAAGAATTTTTCAAATCGAGGTTGATCAGGTTGCACCCGCTTGTTGTTTTTGGCTCGGTATTGGGCTTGTTAGGGTTTATATTTGATCCGTTTAATACCCAGCCCATTGCTCGTAGCGCGGGCAGTATATTCCTTTTATTTTTTAGCTCGATATTAATGATCCCTAACGCTACCATGACCGAGCGATATTTCAACTTATTTGGCTTCAATGCCCCGGCGTGGTCATTGTTTTGGGAATATGTGGCCAATATTGTTTATGCGCTTGTGCTTTACCGTTTTGCCCGGCGTTATTTGATAATACTTGTTATACTTTCGGCGATAGCGATTTGCTGCGTAGCCGGTAGTTCGGGTAATTTAATGGGCGGCTGGAGCGGCGACACTTTTTGGGATGGAGGTGTGCGGATAGCGTATTCTTTTACTGCTGGTTTGCTGGTTTACCGTTATAACCTGATTATCAAAAACAAGATTGGTTTTATTGGTCTTTCGGTTTTATTAATGCTGGCTTTCCTGATGCCGTTTTCATCATGGAACTGGCTTGCCGAGCCTATTGTGGTTATTATTTATTTCCCATTGCTGGTGGCATTGGGGGCAGGTGCTGTTCTTAATAACGGCTTACACAAAATATGTGTTTTTTCGGGCAATATTTCTTACCCCTTATACATGACGCATTACTTTGTGATGTGGATGTTTGGTAGTTACTATGCAGCGAATAAACCCGATGCTGCTCACCTGGCGTATATCATTATACCTGGATTAATTGTACTGGTAACGTTTGCTTACCTGGTTATGGTAGTGTACGATATCCCATTACGCCGTTACCTAACCGAAAGAAGAAAAAAACAGGCTGCTAAATAA
- a CDS encoding YciI family protein codes for MNEFLLVIHRDLKSKDASPSPEQMQAAIKPFQDWIGGIAAQNKLVGAPKRWDGDGRTIKQNTVINGPYAEIKESIGGLFIIRAEDYDEAVEIAKDCPILQWGATVEVRMAVPAV; via the coding sequence ATGAATGAGTTTTTGTTAGTGATCCACAGGGATCTGAAAAGTAAAGATGCCAGTCCCTCGCCGGAGCAAATGCAGGCAGCCATAAAACCCTTCCAGGATTGGATAGGCGGCATCGCGGCCCAAAACAAACTGGTTGGCGCTCCCAAACGCTGGGATGGAGATGGCCGGACAATTAAGCAAAATACCGTGATTAATGGCCCCTATGCCGAAATTAAGGAATCGATAGGCGGCTTGTTCATCATCAGGGCCGAAGATTATGATGAGGCTGTTGAAATTGCCAAAGACTGCCCGATATTGCAATGGGGAGCTACAGTTGAAGTACGGATGGCTGTACCTGCCGTATAA
- a CDS encoding DUF6596 domain-containing protein, whose product MQPKELLPHLFRTEYRKIAAVLCRLFGIEHIEIAEDIVSDTFLSATENWGLKGLPDNPTAWLYTVAKNKTKNYLKRDTIFKQKLLPQIKYTTDSTGEMEIDLSAKNIADSQLAMIFTVCNPVISAESQVALALNLLCGFGIQEITDAFLANKEVIYKRINRAKEKLKEAGIQIQQPSLSEIGNRLETVLTTIYLLFSEGYYSISQNVTLRRDLCAEAMRLNYLLIENRSTNTPAVNALFALMCFHASRFEARSNDNGEMILYEDQDESLWDRDLINKGIHYLNQASTGSSITKYHLEACIAYWHTIKEDTAEKWENILQLYNNLLMLEYSPIAALNRTFALAKTNGKPVAIAEAEKLNLINNHFYYSLLGNLYTGVDNQKALQHYETAMNLATSVNDKATMEGNIERLKNFD is encoded by the coding sequence ATGCAACCCAAAGAACTTTTACCTCACCTGTTCCGCACCGAGTACCGGAAAATTGCTGCAGTGCTTTGCCGCCTTTTTGGCATTGAACATATTGAAATTGCCGAAGATATTGTGAGCGATACTTTCCTTTCGGCCACCGAAAACTGGGGTTTGAAAGGCTTACCTGATAACCCGACTGCATGGCTTTATACTGTTGCAAAAAATAAAACTAAAAACTACCTGAAGCGGGACACCATTTTTAAGCAAAAGCTTTTGCCCCAAATAAAATATACTACCGATAGTACAGGCGAGATGGAGATAGACCTGTCTGCCAAAAACATAGCTGATAGTCAGCTGGCTATGATCTTTACGGTTTGCAACCCGGTTATTTCGGCCGAATCGCAGGTGGCGCTTGCTCTTAACCTGCTTTGCGGCTTTGGCATACAGGAAATTACCGATGCTTTTTTAGCAAATAAGGAGGTGATATACAAACGGATAAACCGGGCGAAGGAAAAGCTGAAGGAGGCGGGGATCCAGATTCAACAGCCAAGCCTGAGCGAGATCGGCAACCGGTTGGAAACTGTTTTAACAACCATTTACCTGCTGTTTTCTGAAGGATATTACTCAATCTCCCAAAACGTTACCCTCCGTCGTGATCTTTGTGCCGAAGCAATGCGGCTTAATTACCTGCTTATTGAAAACCGGAGCACCAACACTCCTGCGGTAAATGCCCTGTTTGCCCTGATGTGTTTCCATGCCTCGCGGTTTGAGGCCCGCAGCAATGATAATGGTGAAATGATCCTCTATGAAGACCAGGATGAATCACTTTGGGATAGGGATCTCATTAATAAAGGCATCCATTACCTAAACCAGGCTTCAACCGGATCCTCAATAACTAAATATCACCTCGAAGCCTGCATTGCTTACTGGCATACCATTAAGGAAGATACCGCCGAAAAATGGGAGAATATATTACAACTATACAATAACCTGCTCATGTTGGAGTATTCGCCCATCGCGGCGCTGAACCGGACATTTGCCCTTGCCAAAACCAATGGAAAACCTGTGGCAATAGCCGAAGCCGAGAAGCTGAACCTGATCAATAACCACTTTTATTATTCACTGCTGGGCAACCTGTATACCGGTGTGGATAATCAAAAAGCCTTACAGCACTACGAAACTGCCATGAACCTGGCAACATCTGTAAATGACAAGGCAACCATGGAGGGGAATATTGAGCGGTTGAAAAATTTTGATTAA
- a CDS encoding helix-turn-helix transcriptional regulator, which yields MKDMLNFKIKAIAANIRHTREGLNYTQEYLAAKLGISQNAYSKIELGYTKITVERLFQIAAILEIEVAELINTEKIVAA from the coding sequence ATGAAAGATATGCTAAACTTCAAGATCAAGGCCATCGCTGCTAATATAAGGCATACAAGGGAAGGACTGAATTACACCCAGGAGTACCTTGCAGCCAAGCTGGGTATATCACAAAACGCGTATAGCAAAATTGAGTTAGGCTATACAAAAATAACCGTTGAAAGGCTTTTTCAGATTGCTGCTATTTTGGAGATTGAAGTTGCCGAACTCATCAATACAGAAAAAATAGTCGCTGCTTAA
- a CDS encoding carboxymuconolactone decarboxylase family protein gives MEQRISMWEKGQNALKPLFGINTYLKKSPLELSLRELVNFRVSQINKCAYCLDMHYKDARAKGETEQRLYGLSAWEESPYYTDRERAAFAWAEAVTACHVTDEVYNIAKAQFSDEELIDLTLSVTTINTWNRINLSFPNTPGTYQVGQFE, from the coding sequence ATGGAACAGAGAATCAGCATGTGGGAAAAAGGACAAAATGCCTTAAAACCATTATTCGGTATTAACACATATCTTAAAAAATCCCCCCTTGAGCTATCCCTTCGTGAGCTGGTAAATTTCAGGGTATCGCAGATCAATAAATGCGCTTATTGCCTTGACATGCATTATAAAGATGCACGTGCCAAAGGCGAAACCGAACAACGCTTATATGGCCTGAGTGCGTGGGAAGAATCACCTTATTATACCGATCGTGAAAGAGCAGCCTTTGCCTGGGCCGAAGCCGTTACCGCCTGCCATGTAACCGACGAAGTGTACAACATAGCCAAGGCGCAGTTCAGCGATGAAGAACTGATAGACCTTACGTTGTCCGTTACCACCATTAACACCTGGAACCGCATCAACCTATCGTTTCCGAATACTCCGGGTACATACCAGGTTGGCCAGTTTGAATAA